A genomic window from Lentibacter algarum includes:
- a CDS encoding UTRA domain-containing protein, protein MKATYKDVKSDILSKITKGEWAPGSLVPNEVDLAATYGCARATVNRAMRELADDGLIERRRKAGTRVRMTPIRQARFDIPIVRAEIEEKGAEYRYSLVSSSIEPAPDWLRARLKLSDKSKVLRLVCMHYADGDPYQHEDRWISLTSLPQAQTVDFSDVGPNEWLVSTIPFSDVEISFSAGLADQRLTDYLTCAIGDPVFTIERSTWWEGHAVTYVRLTYRPGHRLTTRY, encoded by the coding sequence GTGAAAGCCACTTACAAAGATGTGAAATCCGACATCCTGTCGAAAATCACCAAGGGAGAATGGGCACCGGGCAGCCTTGTTCCCAATGAAGTCGATCTGGCTGCGACTTACGGCTGCGCACGGGCCACCGTAAACCGTGCGATGCGCGAGTTAGCGGATGATGGATTGATTGAACGGCGGCGAAAGGCAGGCACTCGGGTTCGGATGACGCCGATCCGGCAAGCGCGGTTTGATATTCCTATCGTGCGTGCCGAGATCGAAGAAAAAGGCGCAGAATATCGCTATTCTCTTGTTAGCAGTTCCATTGAACCGGCACCGGATTGGTTGCGTGCACGGTTAAAATTGTCCGACAAAAGCAAAGTTTTGCGGTTGGTTTGTATGCATTATGCCGACGGCGATCCGTATCAGCATGAAGATAGATGGATAAGTCTTACCAGCTTACCGCAGGCGCAGACGGTTGATTTTTCAGACGTAGGACCGAATGAGTGGTTGGTGTCGACCATCCCATTTTCAGACGTTGAAATCAGTTTTTCGGCAGGATTGGCAGATCAAAGGCTGACAGACTATCTTACCTGCGCCATTGGCGATCCGGTCTTTACCATTGAGCGATCAACATGGTGGGAAGGTCATGCGGTCACATACGTCCGGTTGACGTATAGACCCGGTCACCGATTAACGACCCGTTACTAA
- the hutU gene encoding urocanate hydratase: MSDPRKNTRDIFPATGNELTAKSWLTEAPLRMLMNNLHPDVAENPHELVVYGGIGRAARTWKDFDMIVASLRNLEEDQTLLVQSGKPVGVFQTHKDAPRVLIANSNLVPHWATWDHFNELDKKGLAMYGQMTAGSWIYIGSQGIVQGTYETFVEAGRQHYDGSLKGKWILTGGLGGMGGAQPLAAVMAGACCLAVECNPESIDFRLRTKYVDEKAETLDEALEMIERWTAAGEAKSVGLLGNAADIFPELVKRGVHPDIVTDQTSAHDPINGYLPQGWTMAQWKDKRESDPKAVEKAARASMKVHVAAMVDFWNAGVPTLDYGNNIRQVALEEGLENAFAFPGFVPAYIRPLFCRGVGPFRWAALSGDPEDIYKTDAKVKEILSEDKHLHNWLDMARERIAFQGLPARICWVGLGVRHKLGLAFNEMVRTGELSAPIVIGRDHLDSGSVASPNRETEAMKDGSDAVSDWPLLNALLNTASGATWVSLHHGGGVGMGFSQHSGMVICCDGTEDADRRIARVLWNDPATGVMRHADAGYDEALDCARENGLNLPGIL; encoded by the coding sequence ATGAGCGATCCTCGCAAGAACACCCGTGACATCTTTCCCGCAACCGGAAACGAATTGACCGCCAAAAGCTGGCTGACCGAAGCGCCGCTGCGCATGCTGATGAACAACCTGCACCCTGATGTGGCTGAAAATCCGCACGAATTGGTGGTTTACGGCGGCATCGGCCGCGCTGCGCGCACTTGGAAAGACTTCGACATGATCGTCGCCTCCCTGCGTAATCTGGAAGAAGACCAGACCCTGCTGGTTCAGTCGGGCAAACCAGTCGGCGTGTTCCAGACACACAAAGACGCACCGCGCGTTTTGATCGCCAACTCCAACCTCGTGCCCCATTGGGCGACTTGGGATCACTTCAACGAACTCGATAAAAAGGGACTCGCCATGTACGGTCAAATGACCGCTGGCAGTTGGATTTACATCGGCTCGCAGGGTATTGTTCAAGGCACCTACGAGACCTTTGTTGAAGCAGGTCGTCAGCATTATGATGGCTCGCTCAAAGGTAAATGGATTTTGACGGGTGGCCTTGGCGGCATGGGCGGCGCACAGCCTTTGGCGGCTGTGATGGCGGGTGCTTGCTGCCTCGCTGTGGAGTGTAATCCCGAGAGCATCGATTTCCGCTTGCGCACGAAATATGTCGATGAAAAGGCCGAAACGCTGGATGAAGCGCTGGAAATGATCGAACGTTGGACCGCTGCGGGCGAGGCTAAATCAGTCGGCTTGCTCGGCAATGCCGCTGATATTTTCCCTGAGTTGGTAAAGCGCGGCGTGCACCCTGATATCGTGACGGACCAAACCTCTGCACATGATCCGATCAATGGTTACCTGCCGCAGGGTTGGACGATGGCGCAGTGGAAGGACAAGCGCGAAAGCGATCCTAAGGCGGTCGAAAAAGCTGCACGCGCCTCGATGAAGGTCCACGTTGCGGCGATGGTAGATTTCTGGAACGCTGGCGTACCGACACTGGATTACGGCAATAACATCCGTCAGGTCGCACTTGAGGAAGGGCTTGAAAACGCTTTCGCATTCCCCGGTTTTGTACCGGCTTACATCCGTCCACTTTTCTGTCGTGGCGTTGGTCCGTTCCGTTGGGCGGCCCTCTCGGGCGACCCCGAAGACATCTACAAAACGGATGCCAAGGTCAAAGAAATCCTGTCTGAGGACAAACATCTGCATAACTGGCTTGATATGGCACGCGAACGGATTGCCTTCCAAGGTCTGCCCGCGCGTATTTGCTGGGTTGGTCTAGGTGTGCGTCACAAATTGGGCTTGGCCTTCAATGAAATGGTCCGTACCGGAGAGCTGTCGGCGCCGATCGTGATTGGCCGTGACCACCTCGACTCTGGCTCTGTCGCGTCGCCAAACCGTGAAACCGAGGCGATGAAAGACGGCTCTGACGCTGTATCAGATTGGCCATTGTTGAACGCGCTGCTGAACACTGCATCCGGTGCCACATGGGTATCGCTGCACCACGGTGGCGGCGTTGGCATGGGCTTCTCGCAACACTCCGGCATGGTGATCTGCTGTGACGGGACCGAAGACGCAGACCGCCGTATTGCGCGTGTACTATGGAACGACCCGGCCACGGGTGTCATGCGCCATGCGGATGCGGGATATGACGAGGCATTGGATTGCGCGCGCGAAAACGGCCTGAACCTGCCCGGCATTTTGTGA
- the hutG gene encoding N-formylglutamate deformylase produces the protein MTPVDVFQGDSPIVLGLPHTGTYVPDDIMADLNPRGRRLDDTDWHIHTLYDGVLAGASTVRATFHRYVIDANRDPSGVSLYPGQNTTGLVPLTDFDGHDIWINPPDEAAVKARQAAYHTPYHAALQAELERVRDVHGVAILYDCHSIRSGIPFLFDGTLPDFNIGTNMGTTCASGIEIAAQTVCNAASGYTSITNGRFKGGWTTRHYGQPDKGMHAIQMELAQSTYLTAETSPWTFDDNKAAVLRPHLTSILTQLAVLAPSLKGTS, from the coding sequence GTGACACCTGTAGACGTCTTTCAGGGTGATAGCCCAATTGTTCTGGGCCTGCCCCACACGGGTACGTATGTGCCAGATGACATCATGGCCGATTTGAACCCGCGCGGGCGAAGATTGGATGACACAGACTGGCACATTCATACGCTTTATGATGGCGTGCTGGCGGGGGCCTCTACGGTCCGCGCCACCTTCCACCGCTACGTCATTGACGCCAACCGCGACCCGTCGGGCGTGTCCCTTTATCCCGGCCAAAACACCACTGGCCTTGTGCCGCTGACAGATTTTGACGGCCATGACATTTGGATCAATCCCCCCGATGAGGCGGCGGTGAAAGCGCGCCAAGCCGCCTATCACACGCCCTATCACGCCGCATTGCAGGCCGAACTTGAGCGCGTGCGTGATGTGCACGGTGTCGCGATTTTGTATGATTGTCATTCCATCCGTTCGGGCATTCCGTTCCTGTTTGACGGCACTCTGCCCGACTTCAACATTGGCACAAACATGGGCACCACCTGCGCTTCTGGAATTGAAATAGCAGCGCAAACGGTCTGCAACGCGGCGTCCGGCTATACCTCGATCACCAACGGCCGTTTCAAAGGCGGTTGGACAACACGCCACTACGGCCAACCAGACAAAGGCATGCACGCAATCCAGATGGAACTCGCACAGAGCACCTACCTGACCGCCGAGACAAGCCCGTGGACCTTTGACGACAACAAAGCCGCAGTTCTGCGACCGCACCTCACATCCATCCTGACACAACTGGCCGTATTGGCCCCCTCCCTGAAAGGCACATCATGA
- the hutH gene encoding histidine ammonia-lyase, whose translation MTVLTLTPGAVTLADLEKIFREEASVRLDPACRPAIELAHARIAKAVAGTDAVYGVNTGFGKLASVKIEAKDTAALQRNLILSHCCGVGPAIPRGHARLLMALKLLSLGRGASGVRLEIVDLIEAMLDKGVTPVIPAQGSVGASGDLAPLAHMAAAMMGHGEAEFGGKVMSGDKALAAAGLTPVELGPKEGLALINGTQFSTAFALAGLFGAWRGAHSALVTSALSTDAIMGSTAPLQPEIHALRGHRGQIEAGETMRALLAGSEIRDSHVVDDARVQDPYCIRCQPQVTGAAMDVLRMAARTLEVEANAATDNPLVLVGADLIVSGGNFHAEPVGFAADMIALAIAEIGAIAQRRVALIVDPVLSFNLPPFLTPNPGLNSGYMIAEVTTAALMSENKHLANPCVTDSTPTSANQEDHVSMAAHGARRLGPMIDNLNCILGVELLCGAQGIDFRAPLTTSDTLQRVVTRVRQDVATLGEDRYLAPDLERATRMIASGEIVTAAAIDMPEFDA comes from the coding sequence ATGACCGTATTAACTCTCACTCCCGGCGCTGTAACTTTGGCTGATCTGGAGAAAATTTTCCGCGAAGAAGCTTCTGTACGGCTTGATCCCGCCTGCCGCCCCGCAATCGAACTGGCCCATGCGCGGATAGCCAAAGCGGTCGCTGGAACGGATGCCGTTTACGGTGTAAACACTGGTTTCGGCAAACTTGCGTCGGTCAAGATTGAGGCGAAGGACACTGCCGCTCTGCAGCGCAATCTGATCCTGTCCCATTGTTGTGGCGTTGGCCCTGCGATCCCGCGCGGCCATGCGCGCCTGTTGATGGCGCTTAAGCTCCTCAGCCTCGGGCGCGGCGCTTCCGGTGTGCGGCTCGAAATTGTCGATCTGATTGAGGCCATGCTGGATAAGGGCGTAACGCCTGTCATCCCCGCCCAAGGCTCCGTTGGCGCCTCTGGCGATCTGGCCCCGCTTGCTCATATGGCCGCTGCTATGATGGGTCACGGCGAAGCAGAATTCGGTGGCAAAGTCATGTCCGGGGATAAGGCGCTGGCCGCCGCAGGCCTGACGCCTGTAGAACTTGGTCCGAAGGAAGGCCTTGCGCTTATCAACGGCACACAGTTTTCTACCGCCTTCGCCCTTGCCGGTCTGTTTGGTGCATGGCGCGGTGCACATTCCGCGCTTGTCACTTCGGCTCTCTCCACTGATGCGATCATGGGCTCCACCGCTCCGCTTCAGCCCGAAATCCATGCCCTGCGTGGCCACCGCGGCCAGATCGAGGCGGGCGAAACCATGCGCGCTTTGCTCGCAGGATCTGAAATCCGTGACAGCCATGTTGTCGATGATGCGCGCGTCCAAGACCCCTATTGCATCCGCTGTCAGCCCCAGGTGACAGGTGCCGCAATGGATGTGTTGCGTATGGCGGCCCGCACGTTAGAGGTTGAGGCCAACGCCGCCACGGACAACCCGTTGGTGCTGGTCGGTGCTGATCTGATCGTGTCTGGCGGCAACTTTCACGCCGAGCCCGTTGGCTTTGCCGCCGATATGATCGCGCTGGCCATTGCCGAAATCGGCGCGATTGCGCAACGCCGTGTGGCGCTGATTGTTGACCCGGTCCTCAGCTTTAACCTACCGCCGTTCCTGACTCCCAATCCGGGTTTGAACAGTGGTTACATGATTGCCGAAGTCACCACCGCCGCTTTGATGAGCGAGAACAAACATCTGGCGAACCCCTGTGTGACGGACAGCACGCCCACATCGGCCAACCAAGAGGACCACGTCAGCATGGCCGCTCACGGTGCACGCCGCCTTGGGCCGATGATCGACAACCTGAACTGTATTCTGGGGGTTGAATTACTGTGCGGTGCACAAGGCATTGATTTCCGCGCTCCTCTGACTACCAGCGACACCTTGCAACGCGTTGTAACCCGCGTGCGTCAGGACGTGGCGACTTTGGGTGAAGACCGCTACCTAGCGCCGGATCTTGAGCGTGCGACGCGCATGATCGCCAGCGGTGAAATCGTTACCGCCGCCGCCATCGACATGCCGGAGTTTGATGCGTGA
- the hutI gene encoding imidazolonepropionase — MTNKNTLFVDLNAATMGESDAPYGLIKDAAIAVMDGVIEWVGPAASLPDMYISLDRTSLGGRLLTPGLIDCHTHIVHGGDRAVEFEMRLNGASYEEVARAGGGIVSTVTATRNATEDQLLQDALRRVDVLIAEGVTTIEIKSGYGLDTETELRMLRVARAVMANRPIRVKTTFLGAHATPAEYEGRDDVYIDEVCIPALRAAHAEGLVDVVDGFCEGIAFDTTQIARVFDVAVELGLPVKLHAEQLSNLGGAKLAASYGALSADHIEYLDEDGVKALADAGTTAVILPGAFYTIRETQAPPIALLRKHGVPMAIATDVNPGSSPLNSLLLALNMGCTLFRMTPEEVLRGATQNAARALGLKDVGIIKAGMRVELAVWDIKHPAELAYRIGFNPLHTRIFGATS; from the coding sequence ATGACTAACAAGAACACCCTTTTTGTTGATTTGAACGCAGCGACGATGGGCGAATCGGATGCGCCCTACGGCTTGATCAAAGACGCAGCCATTGCTGTGATGGACGGGGTGATTGAATGGGTCGGTCCCGCTGCGTCCTTGCCCGACATGTATATATCCCTGGACCGTACCAGCCTTGGTGGTCGCCTCCTAACCCCAGGTTTGATCGATTGCCACACGCACATCGTGCATGGTGGTGATCGCGCGGTAGAATTCGAAATGCGCCTGAATGGGGCGAGCTACGAAGAGGTTGCGCGCGCTGGTGGTGGCATTGTTTCGACCGTGACAGCCACCCGCAACGCCACAGAAGACCAACTGCTTCAAGATGCCCTGCGCCGTGTTGATGTGCTGATCGCTGAAGGCGTGACCACGATTGAGATCAAATCCGGCTATGGCCTCGATACAGAGACTGAATTGCGGATGCTGCGGGTTGCCCGTGCAGTCATGGCAAACCGCCCTATCCGCGTCAAAACCACCTTCCTTGGTGCCCATGCAACCCCGGCCGAATATGAAGGCCGAGACGATGTATATATCGATGAGGTATGCATCCCTGCCCTACGTGCCGCTCACGCTGAAGGGCTGGTTGATGTCGTCGACGGGTTCTGTGAAGGCATTGCATTTGATACAACCCAGATCGCACGAGTGTTTGATGTGGCTGTCGAACTTGGCCTGCCTGTCAAACTGCACGCTGAACAACTGTCCAACCTTGGCGGTGCTAAGCTTGCCGCAAGCTACGGCGCATTGTCTGCTGACCATATCGAATATCTTGATGAGGATGGCGTCAAGGCCTTGGCAGACGCGGGCACCACCGCCGTCATCTTGCCCGGTGCCTTCTACACCATCCGCGAAACACAAGCACCACCCATTGCCCTGCTGCGCAAACACGGTGTTCCCATGGCAATCGCCACCGATGTTAATCCGGGTTCCTCGCCGCTCAATTCGCTGCTGCTGGCGCTGAACATGGGGTGCACCCTGTTCCGCATGACCCCGGAAGAAGTCTTGCGCGGTGCCACGCAAAATGCCGCACGCGCCCTTGGCCTCAAAGACGTCGGGATAATCAAGGCAGGCATGCGCGTCGAACTTGCAGTTTGGGACATCAAACACCCTGCCGAACTTGCCTATCGCATCGGCTTTAACCCCCTTCACACCCGTATTTTCGGAGCCACGTCATGA
- a CDS encoding formimidoylglutamate deiminase, which translates to MIFAKQAKLSTGWASNVRVTHADGRITDIAPNQTPDAHDTCVDTLLPALANLHSHSFQRAMAGMTEYRMAGKDSFWTWRDLMYRFTANLTPEHIEAIAAFVFLEMQEAGYASVGEFHYLHHQAGGATYDDLGELSSRIATAAAKTGIGLTHLPVLYTYGGAGQMPLEAGQARFGNSVDRFNDLVARARDVVAHLPADCQVGIAPHSLRATSPDDLKAVLAAHTAGPVHIHIAEQPKEVADISAWLGARPVEWLLANADVTTNWCLIHATHMTADETTKMAKSGAVAGLCPVTEANLGDGPFNGPGYLEAGGAFGVGSDSNVLVSLTEELRTLEYSQRLRDVARNVMVVGEGSVGDTIYTGAAKGGAQALGRGAGEIAVGELADVVAIDSAAPSMCALRQDQILDGLVFAAKDDVVTDVWSAGRHAVQSGRHVKRDDIVAAYKLAMQSLMASL; encoded by the coding sequence ATGATTTTTGCAAAGCAAGCCAAACTTTCTACCGGATGGGCGTCCAATGTGCGTGTGACGCATGCGGACGGACGCATCACTGATATCGCGCCAAACCAAACGCCGGACGCGCATGACACCTGCGTTGACACCCTGTTGCCAGCCCTTGCAAACCTGCACAGCCACAGTTTTCAGCGGGCGATGGCGGGGATGACCGAATACCGGATGGCAGGCAAAGACAGCTTTTGGACGTGGCGCGATTTGATGTACCGGTTCACCGCTAACCTGACGCCCGAACATATCGAAGCGATCGCAGCTTTTGTGTTCTTGGAGATGCAAGAAGCGGGCTATGCCAGCGTCGGCGAATTCCATTATCTGCATCATCAGGCCGGTGGTGCGACCTACGATGATCTGGGAGAGCTTTCGTCACGCATCGCCACCGCAGCTGCAAAGACCGGGATCGGTCTCACACATTTGCCAGTGCTTTATACCTACGGTGGCGCGGGGCAAATGCCGCTTGAGGCAGGACAGGCGCGCTTTGGCAATTCAGTGGACCGGTTCAATGATCTTGTCGCTCGGGCGCGGGATGTCGTGGCGCACTTGCCAGCCGATTGCCAAGTCGGGATTGCGCCGCATTCGCTGCGGGCCACATCGCCCGATGATCTGAAGGCAGTGCTTGCCGCCCATACCGCAGGCCCCGTTCACATCCACATCGCAGAGCAACCCAAAGAAGTCGCCGACATCTCGGCGTGGTTGGGCGCGCGACCCGTAGAATGGTTGCTGGCTAATGCGGACGTGACAACAAACTGGTGCCTGATCCATGCCACCCACATGACAGCTGATGAAACTACAAAGATGGCAAAGTCCGGAGCAGTGGCTGGCCTTTGCCCCGTGACCGAGGCAAACTTGGGCGACGGTCCGTTCAATGGCCCCGGCTATTTGGAAGCGGGCGGCGCGTTCGGCGTTGGGTCGGATTCAAACGTTCTGGTCTCACTGACCGAAGAGTTGCGTACGTTGGAATATTCTCAACGCCTACGCGATGTGGCGCGCAACGTTATGGTTGTGGGCGAAGGATCCGTTGGGGACACGATTTACACGGGTGCTGCTAAGGGTGGCGCACAGGCGCTTGGGCGCGGCGCGGGTGAAATTGCCGTGGGCGAGCTGGCCGATGTTGTGGCGATTGACAGCGCCGCACCGTCGATGTGCGCGCTGCGTCAGGATCAGATCCTGGACGGCTTGGTGTTTGCAGCCAAAGACGATGTCGTTACCGACGTTTGGTCAGCAGGACGTCATGCCGTACAATCGGGTCGCCACGTCAAACGCGACGACATTGTCGCGGCTTACAAATTGGCGATGCAAAGCTTGATGGCATCTTTGTGA
- a CDS encoding HutD family protein has protein sequence MHVLKRNELVDVPWKNGGGITRSIAKGLLADRAAWTISRADVAQDGPFSDFAGMTRVLTVVSGGAMELQAPTHTITARMWQPVHFDGALKVQSSLTDGPLTDLNLMFDPMLCDGSVTTRRDPFKGLVARPEHGLLAFHVLAGAPEINAVHTAEGDTMFIDSNDAALHLDEDDAVLEIRLDYLDHKDAIKLCIANL, from the coding sequence ATGCATGTCCTTAAGCGAAATGAACTGGTTGATGTCCCTTGGAAAAACGGGGGCGGAATCACCCGCAGTATTGCCAAAGGCCTTTTGGCTGATCGCGCTGCCTGGACGATCAGTCGGGCTGACGTTGCACAGGACGGGCCATTTTCAGACTTTGCTGGCATGACGCGCGTTCTGACGGTGGTGTCTGGCGGCGCGATGGAATTGCAGGCCCCGACCCACACCATAACAGCCCGTATGTGGCAGCCCGTACACTTTGACGGTGCGCTGAAAGTCCAATCCAGCCTCACCGACGGCCCATTGACTGATCTGAATTTGATGTTTGATCCAATGCTTTGCGACGGCTCCGTCACAACACGACGTGACCCATTCAAAGGGTTGGTTGCCCGACCTGAACATGGGCTGCTGGCCTTTCACGTTCTGGCCGGCGCTCCGGAAATCAACGCGGTCCATACGGCTGAGGGCGACACGATGTTCATCGACAGCAATGACGCCGCCCTACATCTGGACGAGGACGACGCCGTTTTGGAAATACGACTGGACTACCTAGATCACAAAGATGCCATCAAGCTTTGCATCGCCAATTTGTAA
- a CDS encoding S-(hydroxymethyl)glutathione dehydrogenase/class III alcohol dehydrogenase, with product MRTRAAVAVAAGQPLEIMEVNLEGPKAGEVLVEIKATGLCHTDEFTRSGDDPEGIFPAILGHEGAGVVIEVGEGVTSLEVGDHVIPLYTPECRECEYCLNPKTNLCQSIRSTQGAGLLPDGSTRFSMLDGTPIHHYMGCSTFANHTVVPEIALAKVRKDAPFDKICYIGCGVTTGIGAVINTAKVEIGSTGIVFGLGGIGLNVIQGLRLAGADQIVGVDLNDDKAVMAKHFGMTDFVNPSKIDGDIVAHLVELTGGGADYTFDATGNVNVMRQALESAHKGWGESIIIGVAGAGQEISTRPFQLVTGRSWRGTAFGGASGRTDVPKIVDWYMDGKIEIDPMITHLLKLEDINHGFDLMHEGQSIRAVVEF from the coding sequence ATGAGAACCCGTGCCGCCGTTGCTGTTGCTGCAGGTCAACCGCTTGAGATCATGGAGGTCAATCTTGAAGGCCCTAAAGCGGGTGAGGTTTTGGTTGAAATCAAAGCCACCGGCCTGTGCCACACGGACGAGTTCACGCGCTCCGGCGATGACCCAGAAGGCATCTTTCCTGCGATCCTCGGCCATGAGGGCGCGGGCGTTGTGATTGAAGTCGGCGAAGGCGTCACAAGCCTTGAGGTCGGGGATCACGTGATCCCGCTTTACACGCCCGAATGCCGTGAATGTGAGTATTGCCTGAACCCCAAAACCAACCTCTGTCAATCAATCCGCAGCACACAGGGCGCTGGTCTATTACCCGATGGTTCAACGCGGTTTTCAATGCTGGATGGCACGCCGATCCACCACTATATGGGTTGTTCGACCTTCGCCAACCACACTGTTGTGCCAGAAATCGCACTGGCGAAAGTTCGCAAAGACGCGCCGTTTGACAAGATTTGCTACATCGGCTGTGGCGTGACGACGGGTATCGGTGCGGTGATCAACACGGCCAAGGTTGAGATTGGGTCAACAGGCATTGTGTTCGGTCTTGGCGGCATTGGTTTGAACGTCATCCAAGGCTTGCGTTTGGCGGGGGCCGACCAGATCGTTGGCGTGGATCTAAACGACGACAAGGCCGTGATGGCCAAGCACTTTGGCATGACCGACTTTGTGAACCCGTCCAAGATTGACGGCGACATTGTCGCGCACCTGGTTGAACTGACGGGCGGCGGCGCGGACTACACGTTTGATGCCACGGGCAACGTCAACGTCATGCGCCAAGCGCTGGAATCAGCGCACAAGGGCTGGGGCGAAAGCATCATCATCGGCGTCGCGGGAGCAGGACAGGAGATTTCCACCCGTCCGTTCCAACTGGTCACTGGCCGCAGCTGGCGCGGCACGGCGTTTGGCGGTGCAAGCGGACGGACGGACGTTCCGAAGATCGTGGATTGGTACATGGACGGTAAGATCGAGATTGACCCAATGATCACCCACCTGCTGAAGCTGGAAGACATCAACCACGGGTTTGATTTGATGCACGAAGGCCAATCTATCCGCGCTGTCGTTGAGTTCTGA
- a CDS encoding IS6 family transposase, with protein sequence MNIPTHMLRLKGFRYPREIIAYAVWAYHRFALSTADVEDLLAARGVVVSREAIRLWVNRFGQHFVNCIRRDRPQPNDKWHLDEVVITIRGKKHWLWRAIDANGDVLDILVQTRRNAKAAKRFFQRLITLFGEPRVVITDKLRSYIQPISKLAPGADHRAHKGLNNAIEVSHRPTRKREKIFGRFKSHRQAQRFLSAHDQINLIFRPRRYQLNATSYRHARTDAFNLWSDYTAEMAA encoded by the coding sequence ATGAACATTCCGACCCATATGCTGCGCCTGAAAGGCTTCCGCTACCCCCGCGAGATCATTGCTTACGCGGTTTGGGCGTACCATCGCTTTGCACTGAGCACGGCGGATGTCGAGGACCTGTTGGCAGCGCGGGGCGTGGTTGTCAGCCGTGAGGCGATCCGGCTATGGGTCAATCGCTTTGGGCAACATTTCGTAAACTGCATCCGCCGGGATCGACCGCAACCGAACGACAAATGGCATCTTGACGAAGTCGTTATTACAATCCGTGGCAAGAAACATTGGTTGTGGCGCGCGATCGACGCAAATGGCGACGTGCTCGATATTCTCGTGCAAACACGCCGAAACGCAAAGGCCGCAAAGCGGTTCTTCCAAAGATTGATCACCCTGTTCGGCGAACCACGGGTCGTGATCACCGACAAGTTGCGCAGTTACATCCAGCCCATCAGTAAACTGGCACCGGGCGCGGATCATCGCGCCCACAAGGGTTTGAACAATGCGATCGAAGTGTCGCACAGGCCGACGCGTAAACGAGAGAAAATATTTGGCCGATTCAAATCCCACCGGCAGGCTCAAAGGTTTCTGTCAGCACATGACCAGATCAACCTGATCTTCCGACCGCGCCGCTATCAACTGAACGCAACCTCATACCGCCACGCCCGCACTGATGCGTTCAACCTCTGGTCCGATTACACCGCCGAAATGGCGGCATGA